One genomic segment of Bacteroidales bacterium includes these proteins:
- a CDS encoding VWA domain-containing protein, which yields MKNRTGTLCKSAFWLLLCLWALPLSDQAGLLHAQRVSAGEAPTSRILFIFDASNSMSGQWEGELKIDLARDILFEMLDTLEQKEDLQLALRVYGHQSPVSPQDCSDTRLEVPFGRLNADKIRETLNRIQPKGTTPIAWSLAQAPEDFPACGTCRNIIVLITDGIEACDGDPCQVSLDLQKKGIILRPFVIGIGSDPGFRKTFDCIGEYYDTPTREEYRKALKKVISQALNTTSAQVNLLDSQQRPTETDVNMTFYERYTGIIHYYMIHTLNAKGNPDTLSLNPMVTYDIGLQTIPPIRIDSVRLVAGRHNTISVEAPQGYLYIRTRRGDAYESEKVLVKRAGDQELINMQEMGTMEKYLVGAYDLLIPVFPVMELHDLEISQGNTTTVEIPAPGYVTFNTGQPGVGSLYQMKTSGEQLWVMNLQEKTRVQSYLLQPGSYRVVFRRDDHKSSSYSMVKDFKVGEGKPETIKFF from the coding sequence ATGAAGAACAGAACCGGAACCTTATGTAAAAGCGCTTTTTGGCTGCTCCTCTGCCTCTGGGCGCTCCCTCTGAGCGATCAGGCCGGCCTGCTGCATGCGCAAAGGGTGAGCGCCGGCGAAGCCCCTACCTCACGCATCCTGTTTATTTTTGATGCCTCCAACAGCATGTCCGGACAGTGGGAAGGGGAACTGAAAATTGATCTGGCCCGGGACATACTGTTTGAAATGCTCGATACCCTGGAACAAAAGGAAGATCTGCAACTGGCCCTGCGGGTCTACGGCCACCAGAGCCCGGTCTCCCCGCAGGACTGCAGCGATACCAGGCTGGAGGTTCCCTTTGGTCGCCTGAATGCCGACAAAATCAGAGAGACCCTGAACAGGATTCAACCCAAGGGTACCACTCCCATCGCCTGGTCCCTGGCTCAGGCTCCGGAAGATTTTCCTGCCTGCGGAACCTGCCGGAATATCATCGTGCTGATCACTGACGGAATAGAAGCCTGCGATGGTGATCCCTGCCAGGTTTCGCTCGATCTTCAGAAAAAAGGAATTATCCTGAGGCCTTTTGTGATCGGGATCGGGAGCGATCCGGGATTCAGGAAAACCTTTGACTGCATCGGGGAGTATTATGACACTCCCACCCGGGAAGAGTACCGGAAAGCTTTGAAAAAGGTAATCAGCCAGGCACTGAATACAACCTCGGCCCAGGTGAATCTGCTGGATAGTCAGCAGAGGCCCACCGAGACGGATGTAAATATGACATTCTACGAGCGCTATACAGGAATCATCCATTATTACATGATCCATACCCTCAATGCTAAAGGAAATCCGGATACCCTCTCCCTGAATCCTATGGTCACCTACGATATCGGATTACAGACCATTCCGCCCATACGGATCGATAGTGTCAGGCTGGTGGCCGGCAGGCACAATACCATTTCGGTGGAGGCCCCGCAGGGCTACCTCTATATCCGCACGCGCAGAGGGGATGCCTACGAAAGTGAAAAAGTCCTGGTGAAACGGGCCGGCGATCAGGAGTTAATCAATATGCAGGAAATGGGGACTATGGAGAAATACCTGGTGGGGGCCTATGACCTGCTGATACCTGTTTTCCCGGTTATGGAGCTTCATGACCTGGAGATCAGCCAGGGTAATACAACCACCGTGGAGATTCCGGCTCCCGGGTACGTCACTTTCAATACAGGACAGCCGGGAGTGGGTTCCCTCTACCAGATGAAAACCTCCGGAGAGCAACTCTGGGTGATGAACCTTCAGGAGAAAACCAGGGTACAGTCCTATCTCCTTCAGCCCGGTTCCTACCGGGTGGTGTTCCGAAGGGACGACCATAAATCTTCCTCTTATTCCATGGTCAAGGATTTTAAAGTCGGGGAAGGAAAGCCGGAAACCATTAAATTCTTTTAA
- a CDS encoding histidine kinase, translating into MRRNTLPGSRQTELIGAMILVGVLFFIWLGANDFRITPFRLEEMGQVVQRDICSRFYDLSGDGVAEQIHFLDYGDFATIEVYSLEGRLLYLTKLEGKFPHKRYFHIFGDHDLDGKGESYCITRSGDSLFLNQLYNFSNLTSQLDKIYLDTTMQRNGGYDYSMPQGLVADLDGDSLGEVVFGIHGGYSLIPRKIFVYHPETRALQSSRDMGVSYAGWSIFDLDQDGKSELITGSRSTENFGPDENMIFGDHQAGIFIFNSDLSLRISSLLYEEGRPYVTAFPIVSGKDTLLCSLLHMMEAEEHDSLCIYDLSLKHLKSVPVPDKLELRVYIFGAGGDRNYYMGRSSNLYRFDAKRLDISPVKRKGYLLNSREQDPGFDLQYKFLRFNNQITLVDQHLNSCSNELTIPGSILEMNLYSAYGDQERIYALHDDRALTSKMIRLSYRNTYPFRLVFYGLAFLICGILFYAIIWGAHYLYLRRKMFEYRLQLAELKSVHNQMHPHFTFNVLNAIGSFIYSEERDKAYRYLNDVSDMLRVVLDTSHQSLWRLQDELEFIRLYIKLENVRFSGKFIYLEEIDKEVDPESLVPKMMIQTFVENAIRHGLSQKEKEGELKLEVTRTNRSLRITIEDNGIGRIEARQFYRNGSGNGIRFVERYMENYNRIYGKGFAIQISDILDFQGHISGTRVHLILPLQLKTNEV; encoded by the coding sequence ATGCGAAGAAATACATTGCCTGGCAGCAGGCAGACAGAGTTAATCGGGGCGATGATCCTTGTCGGAGTCTTGTTTTTCATATGGCTCGGAGCCAATGATTTTCGCATCACCCCTTTCAGGCTGGAGGAGATGGGCCAGGTCGTACAGCGAGATATCTGCTCCAGGTTTTATGACCTGTCGGGCGACGGAGTTGCAGAACAGATACATTTCCTTGATTATGGAGATTTCGCAACCATCGAAGTTTATTCCCTGGAAGGACGGCTTCTCTACCTGACAAAACTGGAGGGGAAGTTTCCGCACAAAAGATACTTCCATATTTTCGGCGATCATGACCTGGATGGAAAGGGAGAGAGTTATTGCATTACCCGCTCGGGCGACAGTCTTTTTTTAAACCAGCTGTACAACTTCAGTAATCTGACTTCACAACTTGACAAAATATACCTGGATACAACCATGCAACGGAACGGCGGATATGATTATTCTATGCCTCAGGGTTTGGTTGCAGACCTGGATGGCGATTCCCTAGGGGAGGTAGTATTCGGAATTCATGGAGGATATTCCCTGATCCCCAGAAAGATATTTGTGTATCATCCGGAGACACGGGCCCTGCAGAGTTCAAGAGATATGGGTGTAAGCTATGCTGGATGGTCCATCTTCGATCTGGACCAGGATGGGAAGAGTGAACTGATTACGGGATCCAGATCCACAGAAAATTTCGGACCTGACGAAAATATGATTTTCGGTGATCACCAGGCCGGGATCTTTATTTTCAACAGCGACCTCTCTCTTCGCATATCTTCCCTGCTTTACGAAGAAGGAAGGCCCTATGTGACAGCTTTTCCCATAGTGAGTGGCAAGGATACCCTGCTCTGCTCCCTCCTGCATATGATGGAGGCGGAAGAGCATGATTCCCTCTGTATCTATGATTTGTCATTAAAGCACCTTAAATCCGTTCCGGTTCCAGATAAACTAGAGCTTAGAGTTTACATCTTCGGGGCGGGTGGTGACAGGAATTACTATATGGGAAGAAGCAGCAATCTTTACCGTTTTGATGCAAAAAGGCTGGATATTTCACCCGTAAAAAGAAAGGGTTACCTGTTGAACTCTCGTGAGCAGGATCCCGGTTTTGACCTGCAGTATAAATTTCTCCGGTTTAACAATCAGATTACCCTGGTTGACCAGCACCTGAATAGCTGCAGTAATGAGTTGACCATCCCGGGATCAATCTTGGAGATGAACCTGTATAGTGCTTATGGAGATCAGGAAAGGATTTATGCCCTGCATGATGATAGAGCCCTGACCAGCAAGATGATCAGGCTGTCGTATAGAAACACCTACCCCTTCAGGCTGGTGTTTTATGGTCTGGCTTTTCTTATTTGCGGGATCTTATTCTATGCGATCATTTGGGGGGCTCACTACCTGTATTTGAGAAGAAAGATGTTCGAATACAGGCTACAGCTGGCTGAGCTGAAATCGGTCCATAATCAAATGCACCCTCATTTTACCTTTAACGTTCTCAATGCCATTGGTTCATTCATTTATTCGGAAGAGCGGGATAAGGCCTATCGTTACCTGAACGATGTTTCCGACATGCTGAGAGTGGTCCTGGACACCAGTCATCAGTCCTTATGGAGACTGCAGGATGAACTGGAGTTTATCCGCTTATATATAAAACTGGAGAACGTAAGGTTTTCCGGTAAATTCATTTACCTGGAGGAGATTGACAAAGAGGTGGACCCTGAAAGCCTGGTCCCCAAAATGATGATCCAGACCTTCGTGGAGAATGCCATCCGCCATGGTCTGTCGCAGAAGGAAAAGGAAGGGGAGTTGAAACTGGAGGTAACACGGACAAACAGAAGCCTCCGGATTACTATCGAAGATAACGGAATTGGCAGGATAGAGGCCAGACAGTTTTACAGGAAC